From the genome of Bacteroidota bacterium:
GGTAAAGGGTTGATGTGCGCATTCGATCTTGATACAGCTCAGAACCGTAATCAATTGATTGATAAAGCATACGAAGAAGGGTTAATCTTGATCGGCTGCGGTGACCGGTCCATCCGTTTCCGAACTCCGCTGACGATTAAACAGGAAGAATTGAACGAAGGGCTCGAAATTATAAAGAACGCGTTAAAAGAATTAAACGTTGGAGAGTTATAGTCATTCTTCTGTAGACATCTGAAGTATATAAAAATTAGCGATATAGATAAAAGAAGATGGAAACGACCGAACAACATAATGACAATCCTTTAGCATTAAACATGCGCACTGTGCGTTTGATGCTTGTCCAATTCATTAAGGATGAAGTACAAAATGCCGGATTCACAAAGGCAGTTATTGGACTTTCGGGAGGGATTGATTCAGCTGTATCAACATATCTGGCCGTTGAAGCACTGGGAGCAAAGAATGTGTTGACAGTAATGATGCCGTATAAAACCAGCAGTCCGGAAAGTGCTGCAGATGCCACGCTGGTTGCGAAGGCGTTAGGAATTCGTAACGAGCTCGTAGAGATTTCTTCCATGGTGGATCCGATGTTTGTGTCACAAAAGATCTCTGACAACTTGCGCAAAGGGAATATCATGGCTCGTCAGCGGATGATTGTGCTATACGATTTATCGCAAAAGGAAAAATCACTGGTCATCGGTACATCCAATAAAACAGAAACAATGTTAGGTTATGGAACACTTTTCGGCGACATGGCGTGCGCAATTAATCCACTGGGGGATCTCTATAAAACACATGTTTGGGCTTTAGCGGAGGAACTTGGTATACCCCGAAAATTGATTGAGAAGAAACCGACGGCCGATCTTTGGCAAGGGCAAACAGACGAAGGGGAGTTAGGTTTTAGTTATCGGGAAGTTGACAAATTACTCTATTTTATGATTGATGAACGAAGGAATGATGAGGAATTGGAACAGATTGGGTTTGCAAAATCGTTTATTGCTACTGTTCGGCGTAAAGTCCAAATCAATCAATTCAAACGTCGCCCGCCTCTGGTTGCAAAGATCTCTCATCGAACAGTTAATGTTGATTTCCGATATGTGAGAGATTGGGGTATTTGATGGCGGAAGTAATTCAACACGGCACGCTTTACGTTGTTCCGACACCAATCGGAAATCTGGAAGATATCACGCTCCGTGCTTTGAATGTCTTAAAAGGGGTCGACGTGATTGCCGCAGAAGATACAAGGATGACAAAATTTCTGCTCGATCATTATGGAATTGAAAAACCGTTACTCAGTTTTTATTCGCACAACGAACAGGTTCGTGTTCCACAGATTATTCAGCGATTAAAAAATGGTGATTCTGTTGCTCTCGTCTCGGATGCCGGTACCCCGGGAATTTCTGATCCAGCTCATTCGATCATTACCGCATCGATTGAGAATAACATTACGATCATTCCACTGCCAGGAGCGACGGCGTTTGTTCCGGCACTGATTGCCAGTGGATTTTCAACACACGAATTTGTCTTTGAAGGATTCCTTCCACACAAAAAAGGAAGGAAAACAAAACTTGAACGGTTAAGCAAAGAAGAGCGGACGATTATTTTATATGAGTCAGTTCATCGCGTGGAAAAAACGTTGCGGGAGTTGTTACAATATTTTGGTGATAGAAACATTGTTGTCGTCCGGGAATTGACAAAAATATTTGAAGAAATCACACGCGGTCCAATATCTGTCGTTTTGGAGCAATATACATCAAAGACTTTAAAAGGAGAATTTGTGTTTGTGATTGAAGGGAAAAAGGAATGATGAACAAAGAAGTTTTTCCGGTGAGCCTGATTACTTCTTTTTTTAAGAGAAACGTTTCATTCTTAGAATCATTTTCATCGTTTCATTGTTCAATGATAAAACTCTACTATTTAGTTGCCGCATTACTCATCGTACCAGAATGTCTTTTTTCATATGCTCCTGTTGATTCGCTTATCTATAATTTTAGTTTTACTGACACGACTAAATATGATCCGGTATTATCGTTCGACTTCGATATAAAATCGCAGCCGGGAAATATTATTCTTGCACCGGGTAAAACTAAAAACCTTGCCGCCAACTCTCTCATGAAAGCGTATTATTCCGGTTCCTTTCCACTCAATTCCGAACAGAAGCCGGACACAAACAAGATCAATGCAGAAAAATTACACGACAATAATTTCTTTACCTATGTTGAATTTCCAACTCCGTCGAATGTCGGCACACAAATTAAGATTGATCTTCGAGTCGTAAGAATTGTCGACAGTATTGTTGTGTTCGGATTAGGAAATACACCCGGGACAGGTTTTAATCTGCGACCGATAGCGTTTTCCTATTATGCAGGCATTGATTCCAATAGACAATCGAGAGTCTTTCAGGAATTCAATAATCTTGACTCTGCGAGGCATGTTGCAACTATTCCAGATCCTCAGCCTGTTCAATACATCACATTTGAATTGGATAAACAATCGCCGAACCTTTCAACAGTAATCTCGGAATTCAAAATATTTGGTCAAGGATATGTTGTTAACGCGGCATATGTGTCAAAAGTAGATTCAACCGGAGCGTTACCGGCAAATTTTGCCAATGTTTTTTTAGATGCAGATATTCCATTAGGTACGATCGTCTCATTTGAGATGAGGACTGGATCGAAAAATATTGTTGACAGTCTTTCTTGGTCGAATTGGTCGGCACCTATTGATTTTAATTCTTCTACAAGCAGTACAAAAGGTGCTCAGTTATTTGTAGCAGAACCGAGAAAATATTTTCAATACCGTTTGAGTTTAAGAACCACTACCGTTCAAACCCCAAAAATTCGTGGGGTAAAATTCGTGTACCAGCAAAATTTACTTGCGGACTCAACGGTTGCAAGTATTAATCCCGATACGGTGAATGTGCTCAGTGCATCGGTATTGACCTATAGAATCAAAACGAATATTTCCCCGACATCGCTTGGAATTGACACCGTAAAGATTCAAACTCCAAGTCCTTCCATTGTCAGAAGTGTTTCCGTCAACGGAAGTCCTGTTCAGTATCAATATGTCCCTTCCTCTACTGCTATAGTTATCGGATTTCCACAAACGATTAAAACTTCATCGAATATAGATATCGTTTTTTCCACAAAGATGATTGAAAGCGGTAGTTTCCCATCGGAAGTTATAAGCAAAAATGCCGCATGGAATCCACAAACGGTGGATGCAACGAAAGAAGGAATTGGTTTTAGCTGGTCAGTCACCGCTGCGGGTGTTCCGCTCACTCCGCTGGTCGATGTGCTTATTGATCCCAATCCATTCACTCCGAATAATGACGGCAAAAATGATATTACGCTGATTGATTTTTCGGTCACAAAAATTGAAATATCGAAACCGCTTCGAATAAAAATTTTCGATCTCAGCGGACGAAAAATTCGAACCGTAGCCGACGTCCTTTCCGGAGTCAATCCGTATTTTGGTGATCCTCGAAAAGGGGGAAGCGCATTTGTATGGGATGGAAATGATGATAATGGAAAACGAGTTCGTCCCGGAGTTTACATTGTTCAAATTTCATTGGATGTGGATAACGGCGGTCAGGTTGTGACAAAATCTGTTGTGGTAGCATATTAAAGTATTTATGAAAAAGTGTTTTCTTATATCGTGTTTTTTGTTCGGATGCGCAGTGAACGCATTCGCGCAGGCGTTTGTGGATAAAGGGTATCATCCGAAATCCAATGCTGTTGGGCATGCTGTTACTGCCATGACAAACGATGCATCGCTCATGTTCTATAATCCTGCTGCAATCGGTTTTGTGACATCCGGAAATGTTTTCACGAGTTATTCAAATCTCTATCCGGATATCATCGATGAAAATATGAATTTGATTAATGCAGGGGGAGCGTATTCACTTGGCAGCATTGGCGTGATTGGGATTGGCGTTTCGCAGTTCTCACCGAATTTTTGGAGTGAACAGATGTTTGTCGGTTCATTTGCCACACGAATGTTTTTAGAAGATCTTTCGCTTGGCGCCAATGTCAAAATTCTGCGATGGAGTGCCGAAGCACCGAAGGGAGACAACGCAGTACCCGAGCCTTCATTATCCTACGGAGGTTTCACGTTCGATCTTGGAGCAACATATGTATTTCGCGAAGTGATGGAGGAAAATGATTTTCAGGTTGGAGCATCCATCATTAATCTGACACAACCATCTGTTGCCAGTAATGGTTCATCGGATGCGGTTCTTCCGATGGAGATCCATACCGGTGCTGCATACATTTCCCGAAAATTCAACTATACAATTCTTGGCGGAATGGCATTCATAAATGGAGAAATGAAAGTCTCCATAGGAACTGAGATTAATGCTTTGCAAACCTCCGTTGCAGGAATTGAAAGCATTTTTTATGTCCGTTTTGGCGGAGGGAAAATAACTGTCAAAGATTCTCAGGGGGAATATAATGCAGGATTCGGATTGAAAGTTGAAAAGTTATCGATCGATTATTCGTATTCCTATCAAGCGTTTATTACTCAAGTAGGGGGAATATCATCCATAGCACTCGGTTATGAATTTTAGTATACAAATAATGAAATATTTTTTTCTGCTAACACTTTTTATTTCTCTCTTTCCGATTGAAACGTTTGCTCAGTTCATTAGCCGCGATGAAATCAAAGGGAATGAAGGGTACGCCAATTACTCAGGACGAAATTACGAAAATTACAGCATTCAATTTAATAAACGGAAGATTTACGATAATTTTGGAAATTTTTTGGTTGACGGACTTTCGGTGTATGAGCTTGGAGAATCGCAGAATCAATTCATTAGTCCTACGTTTGGCGGAAGTGATGTTCAAAAATCAAAATATTATAATCTCTGGTTCAATAATTTATTGATCGGTAGTGACCAGTATGGGGGTTTTGCTTCCCGAATAATGCTTGGTGAAGCGATCAGGACAAAATTTACCTCGTTAACATTTGATAAAGCACGTTTTAACGGTATCCGTTGGGACGGGGCGACAAATAAATATCGCGGTTCGTTGGTGGCGTCGCGTGTTTCCGATCCTGTCCGTATTCGTTTTGATGCAACAAACCTTCCAAATTCTATCGCCCGTCCGCGGGATTGGTCCGTGTATATGTTTGGCGGACATTTTGAAACAGACCTTGGTGATGTTTTGACTATCGGTGCAACGTATGTCAATCAACATCAGCGGCATAGTTCTATCAATAGCAATGATGGTTCATCAAAAGGTGATGTGTCCAATGCTGTACCAAGAATAATTTTTATTCGGGTTAGGGACGATTCTCCAAGCGATAATTCAGGTCCGATTGTTTATGCTATACCGAAACTGATTATTAATGGGAAAGAACATCCTACCGTAAATATTAATAAAAGTTTGCCGAGTCAGTTTGCGACAAATTTGAACAATCCTATTCAATACTATGTTTTTCGTCGCACGGAAACTACCAGAAGTTTTACGATTGATGACGATCTATATACAGAAGGTGCAGGAACGTATGATGATCCTGTGTATGGAACCATCCCTCAAAATAAATCATACTACCAGGCATATTTACGAGAATGGGGTGGATCGAATGCTCCAACATATCCGATTAGTACATCCGGCGGGAATTCAATTGTGTATGCGTTCATAATGCCGTTCTATACAGAATCTGCAACTTTTCAATTACTTCTGGCAAACGATTATGCTTTGGATGCAGCGCAAGACTGGGTGTTACGCAGCGATGAATATCCGACAGAACGATTAAATTTATATCCCGATCATACAAGTTCATTAACGCAGGGAAGACCAACACCCTTCTTTACCGTAGAACGTGCAAATGGGAACGTGCAGGATGCATCGAACAAACGGTGGGTGACATACTCCTATGGTTTAAACACGGGGATGTCTATTTATGGAATGAATTTCAAATTCAAGTGGAATGGATTTGATCTTGAAGGTGAGTACAACACCAGTACTTCGTTTAGAAAATATCCATTGTTAGCAACACCGCATCTGGAACGAAAAGGAGAAGCATTTTTTATTCGGGGAACCAAAGAGATCGGTCGGTTGACACTTGGAGGAGAACGATATAGAATAGAACCATGGTACGGCACGGCATTGGATGTGTATATGCTGGAGAACAGTTACTACAGCAGTCAAGCACTTGGAGCCAATGTCATTACGTATACACCTCCGGACCTTTATGGATATACGGCTGATGACGTAAGCAGACCAATTACAAACAATCTGTTACCCGGCGGAGCATATTTTTCTCTTGTTGATGATAATGATGATAACGATCGATGGGAGGATGGATTTTATTTTTACAACGCTGTACCGACTGGAATTTTTGTCCGCAATTTGGATGTGATTAATTCCGATGGAAATCCAAACAGTCCGAATGTCCATCCATACAATTTAGGATATCGACAAAATAATAATGAACTCTCCGGATTAAGTGATATTATCAGAAAACCGGATACAGGAATTTTCCCCGGGAAGGACCGTGATCGGGATGGAATTCCGGACGATGATAGAAACTCAAACGGTCTGCCCGATTACACTGAAGATTTTATGACGTATTATAGTGATCCGCCGTCGTTTGAGGCGGGTGACGATTGGAACAATAATTCTGTCATCGATAACCAGGAAAACGATATTTACCCGGATTATCCGTACACGCCGGATATCGACGGATACCATTATTTCATGACATTCGAAGCGATGAAAAATTTATCGTTGGGTGCCGGACTCATTCGTGAAGAAGGAATTGCGAAAGGGGGAAATAACGGTGTCAATTATTTCAAGGCAACGTACGGAATTGCCACTCCCCGGTTTGGCGCATTGGATATATACTATACGTTGAAGCGGGTTCGGGATAACATTGCTAATGACGGTTTCCAATTTGCAGGAACAATCCAGGCAGATCCGACCCCGGCATTTGTTCGGGATGCACGGAATTATCGCAACAGCCTTTCACATATCATTTATCTTGGTACAAAATACACGCAGATACCGAATCTCAATATTGAAAACAATGTTCGATTTGAATCGAATAATAAATTTATTGTCGGAACTCCTACGCTGGACGAACTGGACTTTGGTCCGTTGATTGACGAACAGTTTGAGGGAAGATTAACCTCGCTTGCGCTGGTAAATAAAATTGATTACACGTATTCCTTCTTTGCCAATACCATGCGATTGCGGCCGCAATTTAAAATCAGAACTCTGAAGATAGTATCGAATAATACATTCGATGATGGATCCAAAGCGACATCCATTGGAACGCATACGCAATCCTTGATTCCTATTTTACGTTTGGATTATAAATTGACCGAAAATACTGAGCTGCATTTCGGTGTGCAGGGGACATCGCTGTTTGGATTGACTGATGCATTTTTAGTGAAACAGAGAAATCTTCAAAGCGGAATTGATGATTTTAATTCATCAACATCTGCCGTATCACTTACCAATAGATCGCAGTACAGTGGATATAACATTGTCATCGATTTTGGATATAAAATTACCAACCAGGAGTTTCAACGGTACGAACTGAAGGAGTTTAATTCACAATTTTCAGTGATTTATTTTACCATTTTTGCCGGATATTAATCGTGCGTCATATTCTGTTACTTCTCTATAGTGTAATTCTGCTGGCAAACGGCTGCGACAACGTTTACGAATACGTCGTTTTCCCGCCGGAGAGAACAGAATTTACGCTCATTCCTGATGAAGAATTATTAGCAGAGAAAGACACATCACGGTTCATCAGACTTAGTGATGATAAGCAAACGGTTATTTATGATACGAAAGACTACAAAATCGAGATCAAGTATCTTACTGATTATCATTTAAACATGTTTGAATTTCCCGATCAGTCACAGTCTGCTCAGTTCTCCACCAATCCATTCACCTATGCTAATTGGATCGATCCTGATCTTGGATATACGCCGAATAGGTTTACGGTCTTTAAGGTCACGATCTATAATTATGCCGGGGGGAAAATAAACTTCGATCCTGAGAATGTCGTTATCAAGACCGATCGCGGCGATGAATTGAACAGTTATGGAAGGGAAGAGAAGAATAGTAGGTACCAAAGTTTGGAAGGATATTTTAAAAAACGAAAAGGGACGTCGGGAATTGACGATGATGTGTTTGAAAGCAGAATGGGTACCATACGCCGTGTAGTCCATTATTACGGTAAGCCGGTGTTCCGCGGAGATGTGCGCGATGGTTTAATCGTCTTTGATCCATTGGTGGACGGTGTTGAACGGATTCGTATGACGTTCAATGATTTTGTTCTTGGATATGATGAAAACAACCAGGCGTCTGAGCTTACATCAATGAATTTTTATTTTCGGCGGACACAATTCGAGTTACCGAAAAATGCACATCAGTTGATTGCAACACGTGATTCTCTTAGAGAAAAATTGGCAATACTGGAACTTGATCCATCTGCCCGGCCAAACGGTATCGTAAACGTTGCCGTAAAAACAACTAATACATTACCCGTCACGGATCTGATGAAACCATTGGATTTGTATCTCAACGAATATACAAATTTCAAAACGGCATATGTTAAAACTCCTATCGTTGCATCCGACATACAAGCGTCAAATGTTTTATTGATCATTGCCGATGAAGGCAGAATGATATTTACGGAAGACCAAGAAAAACTAGCGGCTGAATTGATTAAGAAGGGTGGATTTATCATCGCTGATGAGCGATCTACCAACATTCAAAGTGAAAACTGGTCTGCCATTAATAATTATATCACCAATGTCTCTTTTTTAATTGGGGGAAATGTTACAATAGGAAGAATTCCTTCAGATCATCCAATCTATACGGCTTGGAAAAAATTCCCTGAACTGCCTCCTGTTGACGGAGAACTGTTGAATATAGAGGGACGTCTGGTAAATGAATTTCTGTTAGGGTTATTTTATGAGAACCGACTTGTCGCAGTACTTTCCAATAGAGGATATTCAATTGCGTGGGGAGAATTTAACACGCAGGAGATTCGTACAGGGAAAGATTTTACGCGGCAGCGGGAATTGCTTGCCAATATTTTATATTACGCTCTTGCATCGGCAAAAAAATGAAAAATATTTATCGTAATATTATCCTGTGTTTAATTGGATTTGCGGCAATTGTCTTTGCAGGCGAAACACCGAAACCGATCAGTGTTGTGTTTCGTACATTTGCAACGGATAGTACAGATCTACAGCAATCATCTCCTTCATCTGATATTAGTGGTTTATCGGAACGTCGCACAACGGCGTTGTTATATTCATCTCTTATACCTGGTTCAGGCCAATCAATGCTTGGAGACACATACAAGGGTGTGGGAATTACATTGACAGCATTCGGATCGTTGTTAACCTCAGTCATTTCTCATAATAATTTTATAGCCCGTAACGAACGATTAGATGCTCTTGAGTTTCAATATATAAATGCCGAATCGTGGATAAACGCAGAATACTATTATCAAGAAATGCGATCCGCACATGATCAAATGCGGAGAGATAAAAACAGGAGAGACCTGTTTATGGTTGTTACAGCAGTTGTGTGGTCTTTAAAT
Proteins encoded in this window:
- a CDS encoding type IX secretion system membrane protein PorP/SprF; translation: MNAFAQAFVDKGYHPKSNAVGHAVTAMTNDASLMFYNPAAIGFVTSGNVFTSYSNLYPDIIDENMNLINAGGAYSLGSIGVIGIGVSQFSPNFWSEQMFVGSFATRMFLEDLSLGANVKILRWSAEAPKGDNAVPEPSLSYGGFTFDLGATYVFREVMEENDFQVGASIINLTQPSVASNGSSDAVLPMEIHTGAAYISRKFNYTILGGMAFINGEMKVSIGTEINALQTSVAGIESIFYVRFGGGKITVKDSQGEYNAGFGLKVEKLSIDYSYSYQAFITQVGGISSIALGYEF
- a CDS encoding NAD+ synthase, encoding METTEQHNDNPLALNMRTVRLMLVQFIKDEVQNAGFTKAVIGLSGGIDSAVSTYLAVEALGAKNVLTVMMPYKTSSPESAADATLVAKALGIRNELVEISSMVDPMFVSQKISDNLRKGNIMARQRMIVLYDLSQKEKSLVIGTSNKTETMLGYGTLFGDMACAINPLGDLYKTHVWALAEELGIPRKLIEKKPTADLWQGQTDEGELGFSYREVDKLLYFMIDERRNDEELEQIGFAKSFIATVRRKVQINQFKRRPPLVAKISHRTVNVDFRYVRDWGI
- the rsmI gene encoding 16S rRNA (cytidine(1402)-2'-O)-methyltransferase, with product MAEVIQHGTLYVVPTPIGNLEDITLRALNVLKGVDVIAAEDTRMTKFLLDHYGIEKPLLSFYSHNEQVRVPQIIQRLKNGDSVALVSDAGTPGISDPAHSIITASIENNITIIPLPGATAFVPALIASGFSTHEFVFEGFLPHKKGRKTKLERLSKEERTIILYESVHRVEKTLRELLQYFGDRNIVVVRELTKIFEEITRGPISVVLEQYTSKTLKGEFVFVIEGKKE
- a CDS encoding DUF5683 domain-containing protein, yielding MKNIYRNIILCLIGFAAIVFAGETPKPISVVFRTFATDSTDLQQSSPSSDISGLSERRTTALLYSSLIPGSGQSMLGDTYKGVGITLTAFGSLLTSVISHNNFIARNERLDALEFQYINAESWINAEYYYQEMRSAHDQMRRDKNRRDLFMVVTAVVWSLNIVDVLYNTEDQGESLFSLNPEQHTIPGLQSIDSPHNPLVSLSVPLK
- a CDS encoding DUF4159 domain-containing protein encodes the protein MRHILLLLYSVILLANGCDNVYEYVVFPPERTEFTLIPDEELLAEKDTSRFIRLSDDKQTVIYDTKDYKIEIKYLTDYHLNMFEFPDQSQSAQFSTNPFTYANWIDPDLGYTPNRFTVFKVTIYNYAGGKINFDPENVVIKTDRGDELNSYGREEKNSRYQSLEGYFKKRKGTSGIDDDVFESRMGTIRRVVHYYGKPVFRGDVRDGLIVFDPLVDGVERIRMTFNDFVLGYDENNQASELTSMNFYFRRTQFELPKNAHQLIATRDSLREKLAILELDPSARPNGIVNVAVKTTNTLPVTDLMKPLDLYLNEYTNFKTAYVKTPIVASDIQASNVLLIIADEGRMIFTEDQEKLAAELIKKGGFIIADERSTNIQSENWSAINNYITNVSFLIGGNVTIGRIPSDHPIYTAWKKFPELPPVDGELLNIEGRLVNEFLLGLFYENRLVAVLSNRGYSIAWGEFNTQEIRTGKDFTRQRELLANILYYALASAKK